One genomic segment of Musa acuminata AAA Group cultivar baxijiao chromosome BXJ3-3, Cavendish_Baxijiao_AAA, whole genome shotgun sequence includes these proteins:
- the LOC135633052 gene encoding uncharacterized protein LOC135633052, which produces MEEGQQQHIRQIKNSRLMEEDGEEESPRSALSSFQAREEEIERKKMEVKEKVFAQLCRVEEETKHLAMIRGELEAMVDPTRNEAAALRKKIDAVNRALKPLGQSCLRKEKEYKEALEAFNEKNKEKSQLVAKLMELVSESERLRMRKLEELNKSIDFFR; this is translated from the exons ATGGAGGAAGGACAGCAGCAGCACATTCGACAAATCAAGAACTCGCGGCTAATGGAGGAGGATGGtgaagaagaatcaccgaggtcaGCTCTTTCCTCATTCCAAGCAAGAGAAGAAGAGATCGAGAGGAAGAAAATGGAGGTCAAAGAGAAGGTTTTTGCTCAGTTGTGCAGAGTGGAAGAGGAGACTAAACACTTGGCCATGATCCGAGGC GAACTGGAAGCCATGGTAGATCCAACCAGGAACGAAGCGGCGGCATTACGCAAGAAGATAGACGCAGTCAATCGTGCATTGAAACCTCTCGGACAATCCTGTCTGAGGAAG GAAAAAGAATACAAAGAAGCTCTCGAAGCCTTCAATGAGAAGAACAAGGAGAAGTCTCAGCTAGTGGCCAAACTCATGGAG CTGGTCAGCGAGAGCGAGAGACTGAGGATGAGGAA